Proteins encoded together in one Euwallacea similis isolate ESF13 chromosome 12, ESF131.1, whole genome shotgun sequence window:
- the Rpn9 gene encoding 26S proteasome non-ATPase regulatory subunit 13 translates to MAGISVQQQNISEYLARKQKEGPKDIVTEWAALEELHNKKLWHQLTLKLMVLIKRPELQRGENLIQLYNNFIQTFENKINPLSLVEIIVFVIEQFKDPKEATTFLEKTEPKVKSNSDAQNLCKVLAGQIYLEKLHDLDATKKIIEEVEATLDNADGVTAVHGRFYLLASQYYRIQGDHAQYYRTALRYLGCIDLDVLTEEAKMQHAFFLGLAALLGEGVYNLGELLAHPVLQSLKNTENGWLVDLLYAFNSGDINKFEEMKVRWGSIADLAAQELFLRQKISLLCLMEMTFKRPSHDRQLSFAEIARETKLPINEIELLVMKALSQGLVKGAIDQVDSTVNMTWVQPRVLDRTQIATMVSRLNDWCGHVSTMEKLLEGKANEILTL, encoded by the exons atggCAGGGATTAGTGTTCAACAACAGAACATTTCTGAGTATTTAGCAAGAAAACAGAAAGAAGGCCCTAAAGATATCGTTACAGAATGGGCGGCTCTTGAGGAATTACACAATAAAAA gttatGGCATCAACTAACTTTAAAACTTATGGTGTTGATAAAGAGGCCAGAATTACAGAGAGGAGAAAACCTGATTCAACTGTATAATAACTTCATtcaaacatttgaaaataa GATTAATCCTTTGTCGCTAGTAGAAATTATAGTCTTCGTAATAGAACAATTTAAGGATCCAAAGGAAGCCACAACATTCTTAGAGAAAACTGAACCTAAAGTTAAATCCAATTCAGATGCTCAGAATCTATGCAAgg TTCTAGCTGGTCAAATATATTTGGAAAAACTACATGACTTAGATGctaccaaaaaaattattgaagaagTGGAGGCCACTTTGGATAATGCAGATGGAGTAACAGCAGTCCATGGACGATTCTACTTGTTGGCATCTCAGTATTATAGGATTCAGGGTGATCACGCACAATATTATCGTACAGCGTTAAGATATCTTGGATGCATCGACTTGGATGTTTTAACTGAAGAAGCCAAAATGCAGCATGCTTTCTTCTTGGGTTTAGCTGCTTTGCTTG gtGAGGGGGTATACAATTTGGGAGAGCTTTTGGCTCATCCTGTTCTGCAATCACTAAAAAACACTGAAAATGGATGGTTAGTCGATTTACTGTATGCTTTCAACTCAGGGGACATAAACAAGTTTGAAGAGATGAAGGTTAGATGGGGTTCCATTGCAGACTTGGCAGCTCAGGAATTATTTTTgagacaaaaaatttctttgctATGTCTTATGGAG ATGACGTTTAAGAGACCTTCACATGATAGACAATTGTCATTTGCTGAAATTGCCAGGGAAACGAAATTGCCCATTAACGAAATTGAGCTTCTGGTCATGAAAGCTCTATCTCAAGGATTAGTTAAGGGAGCTATAGATCAG GTTGATAGTACCGTTAATATGACTTGGGTGCAACCCAGAGTGTTAGATCGAACCCAGATAGCGACGATGGTTTCCAGATTGAACGATTGGTGCGGACACGTGAGCACTATGGAAAAATTACTTGAAGGGAAAGCTAATGAGATCCTTACTCTATAA